In Planifilum fulgidum, the sequence TACCGGCAGGGTGTTTTCCCTTTTTCAGGAACGGTTGCGGGGACGGGCCGGTTCGAGATTGACCCTCGCCCCGTTGATTTTCGATTGGCGCAGAGCTTCGAAAACAAAGGGGGCCACTTCCTTCGGAACCTCCACAAAGGAAAACCGGTCGTAAATGTTGATCCGCCCCACCTGTTTGGCCGAAATCCCCGCCTGTTCCGATATCATTTTCACCAATTCCTGGGGGCCGATGTTGGCGTTGCGTCCCAGGTTCACAAAAAAGCGAACCATTCCGGGCGCGGCCCCCGTCTCGCCGAAATCGTAGGCGGAATCCGCACTTTCGGTCAGCCGATCGGCAAAGGCCAGATACAGCGCGGCGACCGCGACGGTTTCCGGGCTGTGCCGGGCCGTCAACTCCCGCACCATTTCCCGGAACAGGGAGAAATCCTTCTCCGACCGAATCGTCTCCTCGACCTGGGCGATCCACGCCTGCTGCTGCTTCTCGGCCACTTCCTCCAGACTGGGAACCTCCCGCAGCTCCAGCCGCTGATGAATGCCTTCCTCAATGGAACGGAGCTGCTTCATCTCCCGGGGAGTGACCAGCGTGAGGGCGACTCCCGTCCTGCCCGCCCGCCCGGTGCGGCCGATGCGATGCACATAGCTCTCGGTGTCCTGGGGAATGTCGTAGTTGATCACGTGGGAGACGTTTCCCACATCAATCCCCCGCGCGGCCACATCCGTGGCCACCAGGAGCTCGATCTCCTTCTTCCGGAAGGCGCTCATCACGCGATCCCGCTGCTGCTGGGGAAGGTCGCCGTGCAGCCCCCCGGCCAGATATCCCCTGGCCTGAAGAGCTTCCGCCAGTTCATCCACTCCCTTTTTGGTCCGGCAAAAGAGGATGGCCAAATCGATGTCCTCGCTGTCCAGAATCCGGCACAGCGCCTCCAGCTTGTTGCTCTCCAACACCCGATAATACACCTGTTCGATGACGGGCACGGTCACTTCGCCGCGGCTGACCGTGACATAGCGGGGTTTCCGCATATACTTTTTCGCCAGCTGCCGGATGGCGGGGGGCATCGTGGCGGAAAAGAGAAGGAGCTGCCGATGTTCGGGCAAATATTTCATCACCGCTTCGATGTCGTCGATAAAGCCCATGTCCAGCATCTCATCCGCTTCATCCAGAACCATGATCTCCACACGGCTCAGGTTCAGCGTCCCCCGGCGGAGATGATCCAAAATCCGTCCCGGCGTCCCGATCACCACGTGGACACCCTGCTGAAGCGCCTTGATCTGCCGTCCGATCGACTGCCCGCCGTAGATGGGAAGGGTTCTCACCCTCTTAAGCCGACCGATTTTTCGCATCTCCTCCGAAATCTGAATCGCCAGCTCCCTCGTGGGGGCTAAAATCAGGCTTTGCACCTCGCGGCGGCGGGGATCGATCCGCTCCAGAACCGGAATGCCGAAGGCGG encodes:
- a CDS encoding DEAD/DEAH box helicase yields the protein MKRFDMFDLDPAILRGIADMGFEEPSPIQEECIPLVLRGEDVIGQAQTGTGKTAAFGIPVLERIDPRRREVQSLILAPTRELAIQISEEMRKIGRLKRVRTLPIYGGQSIGRQIKALQQGVHVVIGTPGRILDHLRRGTLNLSRVEIMVLDEADEMLDMGFIDDIEAVMKYLPEHRQLLLFSATMPPAIRQLAKKYMRKPRYVTVSRGEVTVPVIEQVYYRVLESNKLEALCRILDSEDIDLAILFCRTKKGVDELAEALQARGYLAGGLHGDLPQQQRDRVMSAFRKKEIELLVATDVAARGIDVGNVSHVINYDIPQDTESYVHRIGRTGRAGRTGVALTLVTPREMKQLRSIEEGIHQRLELREVPSLEEVAEKQQQAWIAQVEETIRSEKDFSLFREMVRELTARHSPETVAVAALYLAFADRLTESADSAYDFGETGAAPGMVRFFVNLGRNANIGPQELVKMISEQAGISAKQVGRINIYDRFSFVEVPKEVAPFVFEALRQSKINGARVNLEPARPRNRS